A region of the Elusimicrobiota bacterium genome:
ATGTATAACTTGCCCGGAAGCAACCTTTGGGAAAAAATATGTAGATTTCTGCGGCATCGTCTGTCCCGCAAGGGCGATTTCTTTTATAGATTCTACCGGAGTCGCCGGGACCATTACTGCAGCACATTTTTTCTCTTTTGCAAGCCGGCAGGCTTCTTTTTCATCTTTTACATATGTAATATTTTCCGGCAATACGTCAGTCAATAGAACCGAATGCAGTATGCTTACTCCAAGATTTTTATATGCCCTGCATTTTCCTTTCATTGCCTTGTCAAGAATGCTCATATTTTTTGCAACCAGCGTCCTGAATTTCCCGTCTTTATAAATCAGCAAAGGCTGCGGAGATTTTCTAGAAAGCCTCTCAAACTTTTCTTTTGAGAAAACTCTGAAATAGTTATTTATCCTTTGCTCTAAATCTTTCGGCGGAACAACAACCCTGTGAGTCGGCCATATTGAAAGCCCTTTATCCTCCATAGGGCAAAGATAAATCAAAACATTTTCGAATGCATTATTCCTGCCTCTGGCTTTCTTTTTAATTTGCTCGTTTAGATAATTCCATGCTGTTTCATATCTATGATGGCCGTCAGCAATAAATATTTTGTTTTTCTTTAAAACGCTTTTCACCAGATTTATCACTTTAGGGTCCGTAATTTTCCACAACCGGTGAATAGTGCTCTCAAAATCTTTAGAAATTGAATTTTCTTTTGTTTTCGCAAGCTTTTCGCTTAATTTAACTATCTCCCTTGAATTATTATGAAAAAGACCGAAAATCGGACTTAGATTTGCCTTTGCCGCTCTTAACATTTTAAGACGGTCTTCTTTCGGTTTAGATAAAGTTTTTTCATGAGGCTTAACACTTCCCTTAAAAGGATTTTCTAGCCTCAATGCCCCGAAAAATCCGCGCCTTACCATTTTCCTGCCGTGATCAACAAATTTTTGCTCATAAAAATATAATGCGGGCAAAATATCTTTTTTCAGTATTCCTTTCTTTTGCCATAAAGAAAAAAGATGCGCCGAATTTAAATACTTATTCCTTTTTCCATGCGGATCAGGAAGCTCCAATCTTACCATATTAAACGGCGATAATTTTTTAAGCTTTGCTTTCCGTTTATCAGAAATAACGTCATAGGGCGGACAAATAAATCTTGAAATATTATGCCCCTCAAATCGAATACCGCTAAAAGATTTTATTTCAGACACTCCATATCTCCTTTCATGTTTTGTTTTATTAAGAAATCAACTTCATGAGCTTTTAAGAAAAGTTCATCAAGTCGACGGGTTGATGCTTTGACTCCGTCCTTCGGCAAACTCAGGACTTTGCTCAGCATCAACCCTGAGCGGACAAAGACGTTAGCTTCCCTTAAATATTAACGTCCCAAATCTTTAAAAAAGACATTCGAGCCGAACGGGTTGATGCTTTGACTCCGTCCTTCGGCAAACTCAGGACTAAACGAAAATATTATAGAATGTTTTAAAATATAGTTAATTTAACCCAGATTTTGCAACAGAAAAATCTGCACGTAGTGCCGCACCATTAAAAAATGCTGAAAAATGAAGCGCTCTAAATGAGTGTCAGATGAAAATCGTGTAAACATTTCCGTTGAACGCTTTATAAATGGTGCGGGGTTAACCCAGCCCGCCACAGGCGGGCTGTCCCTTAGGGACAAATTTTGCAGCCTGTTGCAAAATTTGGGTTTAATAACTTTATGGTTATATTTAAACATTTTAAACTTGTATTATTTCTTACGGTTTTGCTTTCCTGTTTCCTTGGCTGCAAAAAAGCACAAGAAACTTCGCCCTATGTTCTAAAAAAAATAGTTCTAAATGAAGGCGATACTTTAATAAAAACATTAGAAACTACTGCCTTGCCTTTACGGGAAAGAAATGAAATCGTAAAGAATTTAAAAAAGCTTTTTAATCCAAGATACTCCAAACCCGGGGATTACTACGAAATATCCGTAGGCACATCATCAAATCCTCCTTGGACTTCCTTTTTTTATTACACGCAAGGACAAGAAGTTTATTCGTTAGCAAAATCAACCGAAGGAATTATTGAGACATCAAAGATAATCCGTCCCCTAAAAAAAGTTATCTTTAAAGCGAAAGGTTCAATACAAAAATCTTTATGGGAATCTATGACGGAACAAAAAATAGAACCGGATTTGATTTTGGATTTCGCAGATATTTTTGCATGGCAGATAGATTTTCTTACCGAGCCGAGAGCCGGAGACACGTTTAAAATTGTGTACGAAAAAAATATTCTTGATGACGGAACTGTTTTAAGCAAACAAATACTTGGAGCCAGATATAATTTATCCCGGAAGGAATATACGGCAATACTTTTTGTTCACCCAAACGGAAAAAAAGGATATTATTCGCCGGATGGCAGATCAATGATAAGCGCTTTCCTTAAGGCTCCTCTCCAGTACAGGCGAATCAGTTCATATTTCACGAAAAGCAGATATCATCCGATTCTAAAATATTATAGGCCGCATCTTGGAGTAGACTATTCCGCACCGGAAGGGACACCGGTTTCATCCATAGGTGAAGGCGCTGTAACGCTTGCCGAATGGAAAGGGGATAACGGGAATCTTGTAAGCATTAAACACCCCAACGGATATTCTTCATTCTACGGGCATTTGTCAAGATACGGAAAAGGAATAAGAAAAGGAGCAAGGGTTTCGCAAGGCCAAATTGTGGGATATGTCGGTACGACAGGACTTTCTACCGGGCCTCACCTTGACTTCAGAGTTAAGAAAGATTTTTCATTTATAAACTATCTGAAAGTAAGAATCCCCCCGGCAACAAAAATTAAAGGGAATGAAAAAGAAAGTTTTACCAAAATAAAGAAAAATATTTTCAGGCAGTTTGCGGAACTAAACTACAGGTAAGCTATCCGCCTACGCTAAAAGTGGCATCAATAGGCACGGCTATTCGCCGCATTGATGACACAGCAGTTCGACAGGCTCACTGTCTTGAGCGAAGTCGAAGGACTTTGGCGTTGCGCCTGCCGGCGGGCAGGGATTTCGCCGGAACGATGAAGGATACTATGAGAGGAGGCTTCATTTCGACTTTGAAGCCCTAAAAGCGTTGAGTTGTATCGGAGTATTATCCAGTATCTTTTTTCTGGAAAATTCGTCTTTGCAGAGAAAATCGGCTATTTCCCACTTTTTCGTCATTTCATTCCTATTTAAGGTCGCAACCTGATAACCCCACTTAAGAGGGCTTCCCCGCAAAACAGTTCTAGGAATTTCTATTTTGTATTTGCCGGTTAAATTAAATGTTTTTACCAAATTAGGACCAAAGCGCGATGCCATATAGAGCATTGCCTGGTTATTATTTATTCTTAAAGCATATTCCCACCCATTTTGCTGTTTCATAAATGCGTCCAGTTCCGGTAAAAGACGTATCAAGCCAGCTCCTGGCGTATTGTTTAAGTCCATATAGATATCTATCGCGAAATTGCCCGATGAAGGAACTGAATCCAATTCCACATTATAAATTACGGTATCCCTGGTTAATTCAACACTAAAATTTATTATTCTCGGGCTTGCTTCAGGAATAATGGCATTGGTAATGTTTATTTTATTTTCCAAAAGATCAACATGAAAAGTAGTAGTGTCAGCTTTGGGTTGCAAAGATTCCATAAAATCACCCACAACTTCCGACTCTTTTTTATCCATCAAGGAATAAATATTATCAAGGCTAGCTTGAAAAAGCCGGT
Encoded here:
- a CDS encoding peptidoglycan DD-metalloendopeptidase family protein, with the protein product MVIFKHFKLVLFLTVLLSCFLGCKKAQETSPYVLKKIVLNEGDTLIKTLETTALPLRERNEIVKNLKKLFNPRYSKPGDYYEISVGTSSNPPWTSFFYYTQGQEVYSLAKSTEGIIETSKIIRPLKKVIFKAKGSIQKSLWESMTEQKIEPDLILDFADIFAWQIDFLTEPRAGDTFKIVYEKNILDDGTVLSKQILGARYNLSRKEYTAILFVHPNGKKGYYSPDGRSMISAFLKAPLQYRRISSYFTKSRYHPILKYYRPHLGVDYSAPEGTPVSSIGEGAVTLAEWKGDNGNLVSIKHPNGYSSFYGHLSRYGKGIRKGARVSQGQIVGYVGTTGLSTGPHLDFRVKKDFSFINYLKVRIPPATKIKGNEKESFTKIKKNIFRQFAELNYR
- a CDS encoding DUF1015 domain-containing protein; the encoded protein is MSEIKSFSGIRFEGHNISRFICPPYDVISDKRKAKLKKLSPFNMVRLELPDPHGKRNKYLNSAHLFSLWQKKGILKKDILPALYFYEQKFVDHGRKMVRRGFFGALRLENPFKGSVKPHEKTLSKPKEDRLKMLRAAKANLSPIFGLFHNNSREIVKLSEKLAKTKENSISKDFESTIHRLWKITDPKVINLVKSVLKKNKIFIADGHHRYETAWNYLNEQIKKKARGRNNAFENVLIYLCPMEDKGLSIWPTHRVVVPPKDLEQRINNYFRVFSKEKFERLSRKSPQPLLIYKDGKFRTLVAKNMSILDKAMKGKCRAYKNLGVSILHSVLLTDVLPENITYVKDEKEACRLAKEKKCAAVMVPATPVESIKEIALAGQTMPQKSTYFFPKVASGQVIHSVSGVE